The following is a genomic window from Polyangiaceae bacterium.
TCAATGGCGTCGTGCGGAACGTCGACGCATGGTATGCGGCATTCGGCGTGAAGGAAGGCGACGCGCTGTTTCTGCCACCGGAAAAACGAGTAAAAATCTGGTGAGCTGGTCGTACCGGCCAACGAAATATGCCGGTCGCCGCTCTCCATGCTAATCCCGCGCGCATCTCATGCGACGGCGCACCCCCCACTCGATCTTCGTCGAACAAACTCAGCGTAAGCTCCTCGCTCGCCTCGCCGAGCTCGATCAACACGCCATCGTTCGCGAGCTCGATCCGCTGCTGACGGCCGAGCGCCGAGCGCGTTTCGAGTCCGTGTTTTCCCAGCGCCTCGACTCCGTCACCGTGCTCATGGACGCCCCGTACGATCCGCACAACGGCGCTGCTGTGCTCCGATCGTGCGATGCGTTCGGTGTGCAGCGGCTTCATGTCGTCGAGCGAGCGGGCATCGAGTTTCTTGCGGCGAAGCAAGTCGCTCGTGGATCCGAGCAGTGGGTCCACGTGCGCACGTATCCCGACAGCAAAGGAGCGCTCGAAACGCTTGCAGAGAGCGGTCACGAGCTTGTCGCGACGCACCCCCAGGGCGAGCTCCTTCCCCAGGATTTGCGCCACATCCCGCGGGTTTGTCTCGTCCTCGGCAACGAACGTGATGGCATCCACGAGGAGCTTTCGCGTGCGTGTCGGCGCAGTGTTCGAGTGCCCATGCGAGGCTTTGCAGAGAGCCTCAACGTGAGCGTGACGGCGGCGATTTTGCTCCAGCATGCAACGACGGGGCGACCGGGTGATCTTTCGGATGCCGAGCTGCTTCTTTTGCGAGCGCGCGCGATGGTGCTGACCATCGATCATGCAGCGGAGATCCTGCTGGCGAAGGGCATCGAGCTCAGTCCCGAGATCTTTGCGCCTGCAGAAACGTAAGAAGGCGCGTCTCGTGGCGATCGGGCATCTTGCTCTGCGAAGCGAAATTCGATAGCCTCCCGATCGCGACGATCGTGGATTTCTACTGACCACCGTCGGGAGATTCGTTGTGTCAGCGCCTCTGCCTCCGAAGCCTGCTCCGCCTCGTCCGCCTTCTCCGGCCGCTGGGCGCCCGAGCGCACCGCCGCCTCCGCGTCCCGCGGCTGGTGCCGCCGCGCCGCCTCGACCTGCGGCGGGCGCACCTGCCGCGCCTGCAGCGACTCCGCGTCCGGCAGCGGGTGCACCAGCGCCGGCTGCAGCAAAACCGGCCGAACCCGAACCCGAAGCGGGCTT
Proteins encoded in this region:
- a CDS encoding RNA methyltransferase, translated to MRRRTPHSIFVEQTQRKLLARLAELDQHAIVRELDPLLTAERRARFESVFSQRLDSVTVLMDAPYDPHNGAAVLRSCDAFGVQRLHVVERAGIEFLAAKQVARGSEQWVHVRTYPDSKGALETLAESGHELVATHPQGELLPQDLRHIPRVCLVLGNERDGIHEELSRACRRSVRVPMRGFAESLNVSVTAAILLQHATTGRPGDLSDAELLLLRARAMVLTIDHAAEILLAKGIELSPEIFAPAET